GCCGGGCTGGATCACGGCGGTCACGCCGGCGGCGGCGGCGGTCTCCAGGCCATCGGCGAAGGGGAAGAAGGCGTCGGAGGCCACGACGCTGCCCTTGGCCAGCGGCTCGGGCAGGCCGGCGGCCTTGGCGGCGGCTTCCGATTTCCAGGCGGCGATGCGGCTGCTCTCCACGCGGTTCATCTGCCCCGCGCCGATGCCGACGGTGGCGAGGTTCTTCGCGTAGATGATGGCGTTGGACTTCACATGCTTGCAGACGCGGAAGGCGAAGAGCAGGTCCGCCATCTCGGCCGCGCTGGGGGCGCGCTTCGTGACGACGCGCAGATCCGCCTCGGTCACGCGCCCGGCGTCGCGGGATTGCGCCAGGAAGCCGCCGGCCACGCTGCGGAAGACCATGCCGGGCGCCACGGGGTCGGGCATGCCGCCGGTCAGCAGCAGGCGGAGGTTCTTCTTGCGGGCGAAGATGGCGCGCGCCGCTTCATCGGCGTCAGGCGCGATCACAACCTCGGTGAAGATGGCGGTGATCTTCTCGGCGGCGGCCGCGTCCAGCGTGCGGTTGGCGGCAACGATGCCGCCGAAGGCCGAGACGGGATCGCAGAGCAGCGCGCGGTCCCAGGCCGTGGCCAGGTCATCCGCGATGGCGATGCCGCAGGGATTGGCGTGCTTGACGATGACGATGGCCGGCGGCTCGAACTCGGCGCAGGCCTCATAGGCGGCGTCCGTGTCGTTCAGGTTGTTGTAGGACAGCTCCTTGCCCTGGATCTGCTTCGCGGTGGCGATGCCGGGGCGCGCGCTGCCATCGAGGTAGAAGCCCGCCTTCTGGTGCGGGTTCTCGCCATA
This region of Sediminicoccus rosea genomic DNA includes:
- the purH gene encoding bifunctional phosphoribosylaminoimidazolecarboxamide formyltransferase/IMP cyclohydrolase, with the translated sequence MTDTTPLAIRRALLSVSDKTGIVEFARFLADRGAEILSTGGTAQAIRAAGIPVKDVSEHTGFPEILDGRVKTLVPQVHGGILGRRDEAAHVAQMEEHSIAPIDLVAVNLYPFEATVAKGAAFEDCIENIDIGGPAMIRSAAKNHAHVVVVTEPAHLARITAEIEATGGTSAELRRELAAAAYARTAAYDAAISSWFAGQLGQEFPPRLAFAGTLAQTLRYGENPHQKAGFYLDGSARPGIATAKQIQGKELSYNNLNDTDAAYEACAEFEPPAIVIVKHANPCGIAIADDLATAWDRALLCDPVSAFGGIVAANRTLDAAAAEKITAIFTEVVIAPDADEAARAIFARKKNLRLLLTGGMPDPVAPGMVFRSVAGGFLAQSRDAGRVTEADLRVVTKRAPSAAEMADLLFAFRVCKHVKSNAIIYAKNLATVGIGAGQMNRVESSRIAAWKSEAAAKAAGLPEPLAKGSVVASDAFFPFADGLETAAAAGVTAVIQPGGSMRDAEVIAAADAAGLAMVFTGMRHFRH